The Paramicrobacterium fandaimingii DNA segment GGCGGCGTTCCGGCATCGAGATCGGCTCCGGCGGCGAGGAGCATCCGCACGATCTCGTCTTCGCCTTTGAAGATGGCGCCGGCGATCGGAGACTGGTCGCGGGCATTGCGCAGATCGATGTCGGCCCCGCGCTCGATGAGCCCGCGAACGGCGTCGGCGTGGCCGTGATACGCCGCCATCATCAGGGCTGTGTTGCCACCGGCATCCTGCACGTTGAGCGGCAGGCCATGGTCGAAGAACTCAAGCAGCTCCGTTGTCTCGCCGTTTCTGGCGAGATCGATCGCCAGTGCGGTGAGCTTCTCGACGTCGTCGCGGCTGAGCTTTGGCATGCGTCCAGCATAGGGAGTGCTGCGGTCGCTGCGTCAATTCAGCTCCCAGCCGAACTCAGGCTGCGCACGTAGACTCGATGAGTCCGTGGCAGTGCGCAGAGAACAAGGAGCCGAGATGGTTGATGGCGAGCCTCTTCGTTTCGAGGACGCAGCGGCGTGGGAGGCCTGGCTCGCCCAGCACTACGCAACGTCGGCTGGTGTACAGCTCGCGATTGCGAAGTCCAACAACAGCGCGGCGAGTCTGACGCACGCCGATGCCCTGGAAGTCGCTCTCTGCTACGGCTGGATCGACGGCGTACGCAATCGCATCGATCAGAGCTGGTTCTCGCAGTCGTACATGCCGCGCCGTGAGGGAAGCCGATGGTCACTGCTCAATCGAGAGCGCGCCGATGCCCTGAT contains these protein-coding regions:
- a CDS encoding ankyrin repeat domain-containing protein, whose translation is MPKLSRDDVEKLTALAIDLARNGETTELLEFFDHGLPLNVQDAGGNTALMMAAYHGHADAVRGLIERGADIDLRNARDQSPIAGAIFKGEDEIVRMLLAAGADLDAGTPPARLVAEMFGKKHLLAPDAE